From the Psilocybe cubensis strain MGC-MH-2018 chromosome 6, whole genome shotgun sequence genome, the window GAACATGGGCGGGATTTTCAGGGAGTACCAGTACTGACATCGACTCGTCCTGCAAATAGTTTGGGATCGGACCCTTGCTTCTTGTCGACCCTGCTGCAGATCTCCTCCTCAAACGGTCTAGAACGCAACAAAACGTCATATAGTACCAGGTTCCTAGTGCTCTTAAAAAGGGGCCGCCACGTTAATCGGGGCCGGACAAACATGGCCAACTTCTGTCGGAAAACATATAAAAGCCTCCCATTCTTCCGATCGTTCTTTCTTCCTCACCATCACCCACCATCATCGGAAGTCACCACACCACTATCACTTCAAGACATACCTATACCCCACCCCCGTCTGATGGAACTTCACTTGTGCCGTTTTGAGCATCTTTTGAGATACTCATCTACTTCTGCCACACTTCTGCCACTCTGGCGTTGTGACCGCAGTACAATATTCTGGCGTTCGTTCAGGCGACGGGGCGGGATTTTGCTGGCTCCTTGCGGCGCACACTCGTGTCTCTTTTACCTTTTCCTCACCTCGCCTTGAACAGCCTTGCCAAGCTATGGTTTTGCAGTGGCTTCCTCGAATCATTCGCCGCTCTTCGTGATGAATATCTCGCCGACGGTTGTCAGCCACCTTACTGGACATACGGAAATGCGCTGTAGAGGCAAGACTCAAAAGCATGTTTTATTCCTCTGACTTCCATTCGCCGACACCTGTGCCTTTCTCATGACAAAACCCTCATCACACTGCCAACCGCCCTTTGTCCTCTCCAGGCTCTCCTGTTTCACTTTATCTATGCCTTATGTCACTGTTAATGCCGAGATTACCGGTGGAATCTTCGCGTGCATCTGTTGTGCAAAAAGTCTTCATAGACTGCATGCTACTTCGGTGCATATGGCGCAGTTCCGTATTGTCCCGGCATTATAATGGCAAAGTGAATCATGTTGGCGCCTACACTAAGCAATTTGTCCGACATGCAATTCCTCATCCTGCTCTCCAACATTTAAGGAAGCAGATGCTGCTCATCCGGACTACCTGACCCAATCCTAAACCACATCGCACCAATATATTGCCCGGTCCCTATTTCAGACTTACCCTTTTCCACTGACAGTGATGGGGTACACTTCCAACCCAAATTTGCCTAACTCCATTATATGCACCAAAAGCTGAGGCTCAACCCACAATTGAACAAGCTAGAGATCCATTCATAATCAGGAGTCAAAAATCCCACAATTGAACAGGCTTCAAATCCATTCACAATCAAGAGTCAAAATGTGGAACTCAACACCTTCATTTACACTGTACTGGGATACATCATCAACTAATCTAACATGTATTGCGTCAACAATATGGACTTGCATCCCGTTGCATATTCCTAATGCTGCCTAACAGTGAACATATGGCGATTCTGAGAACTTTCAAGGACGTACTTCggaaaagaaagacacaTTCAAGCCCCAGGATGCATTTTTGCCCACAATACAGGATCCATATGGTCTGGCCTCACTTTATTGTACTGGTCAAAGTATGCCACAAATGGTTCTAGGTCTTCTTCCAAGACTGCATCGTTGTATTCGTTAAAATAAGTATGGTCCTTCGAGCGCAGCCCAAAAATATTTCCACACCACACGTGCCCAGCTTTACCCCCTGTCATGTTCACAATGCACCGGTTTAGAGGGAGTCTGTTGATTATAGAGTTGTCATCGtaaaaaaagcaaagagtGCGTCCAAGATCTGGCCCGTTGATCCCCATATTGTTAAAATAGTCGGCCTTGACAAACGAATCTGGGTGTTTGAACCAAACATTGCGCTGAAGCTTTTGCCAAGAGAttccatcctcctcatctatAACATCCTCGAAGGGAATCTTAACAAGACGCGGTCTCCGTTCATTAACAGGAAACAGAATGGCAGTGAACGTTTGGTCTCCGGCTGCTTTGACCTGGAGACAGTACTCCTTATGCGCACGCCAATCCTGTCAATAAGAAATGGGGTGCCGCATCAGTCACAATTATTCAATGTAGACGGAAATGCTGAAGTTTCCCGAGTTTAAATCAACCCCTACCTGTTTTTGATGCTCCTTGCTGCAATACCTTGCTGTTTTGCAACTTGAACATTGTTGTACCCCAGGAGCTTCGCAAACAATGCAATGATTATAAAGTTCTCCAGCCATCAAGCTTGATCGGCGTAATACTAGGAAGCCAAGATGAGAGGAAATGTATTCAATATGGAGATACGGACGTACAAAGGGTCTTGATACAGCAAGATGGCTATGTTTGCGCAGACGATGGTGAAAGAGAGGGCTCGAAAGACGACGGGCGTTTAAATTTTGATGAAACTAGAATCAGGCTTGAAAGTTCACCCACGCCACATCTGTTGTTCAAATAACTTTTTTATTAACCTTGCTGGTAACGGCGGTTTATTTTAATCATTTGTTCAGCATACGAATTGCAGATTTATTATACCACTGGCTGAACAAAGAATGAGGTGCCTCGTTCACCTGTGTCCCTTTGCAGAATTAAGCGCCGGTGAGTCCAGCCAAGCTCTCTTTTCATCGATGTGAAATGTTCGCGGATAGCCTTTAGGGTGTTATACGTCTTGTATAACTGGAAGACCTACCAATGCATTTCTGACCTTCGATGCACGTCCGAGTCTAGCCTATTGCACTGCACGAGGTTGATCCGCCCGCCAAGAGAACAAAATCCTTGCAAAATACCTTCTCCGAATACCTATCAATTCAACCACCAAACTTTACACTTTTAAATACCGTTGGGTATATGCCTGATGTAAAAGAAATAAGAAAAACGAATGTCGTAGAGCACGTAGGAAATTTACGATGCACGAATGAGCCAGACAATTTCAAAGAGGAACTGAAGACGCATTAATAAAAATAACCACCAAAAATATTCGAAagtcgaaaaaaaaaatttcttATTATTAGGGATAGATTGAGATGGGAAGGGGGGAAAGTGCTTAAGCAAGCCCCACATCGGTAAGTTACTACAAGGTATGATAGAGGAGGAGCCGattgaacaaagaaaaaattgaGCGGGAAGTTTGAATGGGAAAAAACACACGACAACGTGACACACACTTACACCCCCTCATATCGAGGGGAAACAGAGTGTTATCATGGATATGTCGATTGATGTACATGTCCTTGAGGAAAAGCGACAACACAGCATGGGCCAAGGCAAGCAATAATGTAAAGGGAGGAAAGAGGGAGATAGAATTTAGAATCTTTAACGGTCAGAGAGATCAAAGGCGGCGTTGATGAACGCTTCAATCTCCTTCTTGTGCTGGGTCTGTAAGAttgaaaagagaaggagaaacgaAGGAGATTAGCCAATGCCAACAGCGAAGATAAGACCAAGAAGACTTGCCTTGCTTCCAGTGGCGACAGAGCTAGTGGGTTCACGTCCTGCATAGAAGGGGTATTTTCCTTTGTGGTGTTGCGTCTTGCTGGCAGCGGTATAGATGCGAGGGCCGACATAGCTCCATGCTCCGTTGTTCAGAGGTTCTTCCTGTTTATCCGGGAAAACAAACAGCAGTCAGAACATATCTCTAAAGCATATATTTAGTAAGAATGTACGGACCTGACACCAGAGGAGGCTGGCGTTGGGGTACTGGTCGAGGTGGGGAGTGATCTATTTTGTGCGAAGAAATGGCAATGAGTAAGTGATAAAAGGCTAAATACACATAAATATATGCGTACGAGATCGTAAGGGAATGGCGAGAGTTGTTCAATACGGCTGATAGCGATGTCCTTGATACCTCTCTCTTCACGGGCCTGGACGAGAGCAGCGTAGACTTGACCTGATAAAAAAAACAGACGACATCAGACATTATATCGAATTAATGAGAAACAGACATTTACCTGTGCAAAGAATGTGGCGCTTGATCTCCTCGGGGGCAACGAGCGAGTCCTGGTTGGGCTCGGGGATGTAGCGCTGGAAGTGGGTATCACCAGTCATCTCCTCGAGGTTGGAGCGAGCCAAGGGGTGGCGGAGGAGACtcttggagaagaagacaatCAACTGAAAAGCAGAAATTGTTTAGCTATAAGCATTTCTAAATTTCAAGGATGCTGCGTACAGGTTTGCGGAAGTCACGGTGAATTTGACGACGGAGAACGTGGAACTGTTGAAAGAAATATCAGAATGGGATGTAAACATGGAAGAGCCGTCAATGCGTACGTAGTTAGCAGGGGTGCTGGACGCATATAATTAGTAAAGCAACAAATAATTGAAAAATCAGGACATACGTTGGGTAGACAACCTGCATGTTGCAGTCCTGGTGCTGGCGCTCAATCTTCTCGGGTGAGGGGA encodes:
- a CDS encoding Programmed cell death protein 2 encodes the protein MAGELYNHCIVCEAPGVQQCSSCKTARYCSKEHQKQDWRAHKEYCLQVKAAGDQTFTAILFPVNERRPRLVKIPFEDVIDEEDGISWQKLQRNVWFKHPDSFVKADYFNNMGINGPDLGRTLCFFYDDNSIINRLPLNRCIVNMTGGKAGHVWCGNIFGLRSKDHTYFNEYNDAVLEEDLEPFVAYFDQYNKVRPDHMDPVLWAKMHPGA